In Cyanobium sp. WAJ14-Wanaka, a single genomic region encodes these proteins:
- a CDS encoding inositol monophosphatase family protein, translating to MTPYPSPPGLPPGIGELLDRVAERQRLDFGHMASDLKADGSLITSCDRWSDAVLVEGLADLFPQEGVLSEEGDKRVPASPAYWVVDPLDGTTNFAAGIPYWAISMARFQDGIPVLALLDVPPLRQRIVAVRGKGAWRNGKPLFSPALQTNPAGCASLCSRSIGVLQKLPNRRFPGKIRLLGVASLNMVSVAMGQTVAALEATPKIWDLAAAWLVLEELQCSLRWLSKSPVAIAPGTDLSQADFPVLAASCEETLATFMPWADALVS from the coding sequence ATGACCCCCTACCCCTCTCCCCCTGGCCTACCCCCTGGAATTGGGGAGTTATTGGATCGGGTGGCGGAGCGACAACGGCTGGATTTTGGTCACATGGCCTCCGATCTCAAGGCCGATGGCAGCTTGATCACTTCCTGTGATCGCTGGAGCGACGCCGTACTGGTTGAGGGCTTAGCTGACCTCTTCCCCCAGGAGGGGGTGTTGAGCGAGGAGGGCGATAAGCGGGTCCCTGCCTCGCCGGCCTATTGGGTGGTGGACCCCCTGGATGGCACCACTAATTTCGCGGCGGGCATTCCCTATTGGGCGATTTCGATGGCCCGCTTCCAGGACGGCATTCCCGTTTTGGCACTTTTGGATGTGCCACCCCTGAGGCAGCGAATTGTGGCGGTCCGGGGAAAGGGGGCTTGGCGCAATGGCAAACCACTTTTTTCGCCGGCACTGCAGACCAATCCAGCCGGTTGCGCCTCGCTCTGCAGCCGTTCGATCGGGGTGCTCCAAAAGCTCCCCAACCGGCGCTTCCCAGGCAAGATTCGCCTGCTGGGTGTTGCCAGCCTGAATATGGTCAGCGTGGCCATGGGGCAGACGGTGGCGGCCCTGGAGGCCACACCCAAAATTTGGGACCTGGCTGCCGCTTGGCTGGTGCTTGAAGAGCTCCAGTGCTCCCTGCGCTGGTTGAGCAAATCCCCTGTGGCAATTGCCCCAGGTACCGATCTGAGCCAGGCCGATTTCCCTGTCTTGGCAGCCTCCTGCGAGGAAACACTGGCCACCTTTATGCCCTGGGCAGACGCCCTGGTGAGCTGA
- a CDS encoding BCD family MFS transporter, whose product MIQPEGQALPEVQIRGLGLAETLRLGLFQACLGCLALIFAGLLNRVMLSELQFPGLLVGGALAFEQFVAPSRVLFGQISDSHALWGRRRVPYIWLGTAFFCTLAVLSIPLIFHVARLLELGNQTQTIFAAAALCGLFALYGLAISLSSTPYLALVVDRTTEQQRPRAVGIIWCMLTVGIVVGAIAISINLKGLDGVTDARTLEPVLRSFMAKVAVIVMALTLVATIGQEKPAGREKLAGPLANPGEEPRQDSITLPQAWALITSSGQVLVFFSFLVLFTLALFLQDPILESYGAQVFGMSIAATAGLNAVWGIGTLLGLVVAGLWVVPALGKLSTARLGCQLILANLILLLAVGLSGQVAALQVVMLLFGLASGIATNSALVLMLDLTLPQAAGTFVGVWGLAQALSRALGKVLGGLLLDVGRFLQTIFPWSEGAYAPFALVLSVECVVAVAALFALSRVNVHQFREDTGKSLSKVLALELG is encoded by the coding sequence GTGATCCAGCCTGAAGGCCAAGCCCTCCCAGAAGTCCAAATCAGGGGCCTAGGCCTGGCTGAAACACTGCGGCTTGGCTTATTTCAGGCCTGCCTTGGCTGCCTCGCTCTGATTTTTGCCGGTTTGCTTAACCGGGTGATGCTCAGCGAATTGCAATTCCCAGGTCTCTTGGTGGGCGGTGCCCTGGCCTTTGAGCAATTTGTGGCCCCATCAAGGGTCCTGTTTGGTCAGATCTCCGATTCCCATGCACTTTGGGGACGCCGCCGCGTGCCCTACATCTGGCTGGGCACAGCCTTTTTCTGCACATTGGCGGTGCTCTCGATCCCGCTGATCTTCCACGTGGCCAGGTTGCTTGAGCTGGGCAATCAGACCCAAACCATTTTCGCCGCCGCCGCCCTTTGCGGCCTCTTTGCCCTCTATGGCCTGGCCATATCCCTATCCAGCACCCCCTATCTGGCCCTAGTGGTCGATCGCACCACCGAGCAGCAGCGTCCGCGGGCGGTCGGAATTATTTGGTGCATGCTCACCGTAGGGATCGTGGTTGGCGCCATCGCCATTTCGATCAACCTCAAGGGCCTTGATGGCGTTACCGATGCCAGGACATTGGAGCCGGTCTTGCGCTCCTTTATGGCCAAGGTGGCCGTGATCGTGATGGCGCTCACCCTGGTTGCAACCATTGGCCAGGAAAAACCGGCTGGCAGGGAAAAGCTGGCAGGCCCCTTGGCCAATCCAGGCGAAGAACCCCGCCAGGATTCGATCACCCTTCCCCAGGCCTGGGCGCTGATTACCTCATCGGGCCAGGTGCTGGTCTTTTTCTCCTTTTTAGTGTTGTTCACCCTGGCCCTCTTTTTGCAGGATCCAATCCTCGAGAGCTACGGAGCCCAGGTCTTTGGAATGTCCATTGCAGCCACCGCTGGGCTCAATGCGGTTTGGGGCATTGGCACCCTGCTGGGTTTGGTGGTGGCTGGGTTATGGGTGGTGCCGGCCCTGGGCAAATTATCAACTGCCCGTCTTGGCTGTCAGTTGATCCTGGCCAACTTGATTTTGCTGCTGGCAGTTGGGCTTTCGGGCCAGGTGGCGGCCCTCCAGGTGGTGATGTTGCTGTTTGGCCTGGCCTCAGGTATCGCCACCAACAGTGCCCTTGTGTTGATGCTGGATTTGACCTTGCCTCAGGCGGCTGGCACCTTCGTTGGGGTTTGGGGTTTGGCCCAGGCGTTGTCTAGGGCGTTGGGCAAGGTTTTGGGCGGGCTGCTCCTCGATGTAGGCCGCTTCCTACAAACGATCTTCCCCTGGAGTGAGGGGGCCTACGCACCCTTTGCCCTGGTGCTGAGCGTGGAATGTGTCGTGGCGGTTGCTGCCCTTTTTGCCCTATCCCGCGTCAATGTGCACCAATTCAGGGAAGATACGGGGAAGAGTCTCAGCAAGGTGCTGGCTCTCGAGCTCGGATGA